A part of Girardinichthys multiradiatus isolate DD_20200921_A chromosome 12, DD_fGirMul_XY1, whole genome shotgun sequence genomic DNA contains:
- the card9 gene encoding caspase recruitment domain-containing protein 9 isoform X2, with amino-acid sequence MEGVSEDDLCWLQLDDFRMLLIKTIDPSRITPYLRQCQVISAEDEEQLFNDPTLVIRRRKVGALLDMLQRTGVKGYTAFLESLELDYPQLYSRITGKEPNKTFSILIDTAGESGLTQFLMSELSRLQRVLQDERRRRQQACSVAKEQEAWSRQQKLKDRELKKLTERVQKLREEREQLNEELKQLRDHNYSLMADINTLNQEKSNALLANRDLQIEVERLKHTVLRAESETRLLRRRTMRPLQQSNIQEESKEEQKERPTQEKQEEVQEDKKAEKREENLKEGQLRHICRTSPQMNLLTTVFRLRRELHKAEEQRAKSVEEKEELTLRSAQLKGDAKMYRQQNKQMVRQLEEVIRERDKALLSQAQQQEEVRLHLQEKDQFRKHVRQLTEKSDKLELLLLRSQGEELQLRTRLRKMTFNSQQFERNVSSEEEEEPNERTTKGSSEEVRSGMSGENEEVAAQLQEHSSPVGGPRESEHSPSNAASWDEQTDGFLSPLSRPHFFYRRKRALRSKFISGESATCNLEDSTGSEITESD; translated from the exons ATGGAGGGAGTGAGTGAAGATGACCTCTGCTGGCTGCAGCTGGATGACTTCAGGATGCTGCTGATAAAAACCATTGACCCGTCCAGAATCACTCCTTACCTCCGCCAGTGTCAG GTGATCAGTGCTGAGGATGAGGAGCAGCTCTTTAATGACCCCACCCTGGTCATCCGGAGGAGAAAAGTTG GAGCTCTTCTGGACATGCTGCAGAGGACGGGTGTGAAAGGTTACACCGCCTTCCTGGAGAGTCTGGAGCTGGATTATCCTCAGCTGTACAGCCGGATCACAGGGAAGGAGCCCAACAAGACCTTCAGCATCCTCATCG ACACCGCAGGAGAATCAGGTTTGACCCAGTTCTTGATGTCCGAGCTGAGCCGACTGCAGAGGGTGCTGCAGGATGAGAGAAGGAGACGCCAGCAGGCATGCTCTGTTGCTAAGGAACAG GAGGCGTGGTCTCGCCAGCAGAAGCTGAAGGACCGCGAGCTGAAGAAGTTGACTGAGCGCGTGCAGAAGCTACGGGAGGAGCGCGAGCAGCTGAATGAGGAACTGAAGCAACTACGAGACCACAACTACAGTCTGATGGCTGACATCAACACTCTGAACCAGGAGAAGAGCAACGCCCTGTTGGCTAACAGGGACCTGCAGATCGAG GTGGAGCGCCTGAAGCACACGGTCCTGCGAGCTGAGAGTGAGACCCGACTGCTGAGACGGCGGACGATGAGGCCACTGCAGCAG TCCAACATCCAGGAGGAGTCAAAGGAGGAGCAGAAGGAGAGACCGACACAGGAGAAGCAGGAGGAGGTGCAGGAGGACAAAAAGGCAGAAAAGAGGGAGGAAAACCTGAAGGAGGGCCAGCTGCGGCACATCTGtcgaacttctccacagatgaACCTCCTCACAACAGTGTTCAGACTGAGAAGGGAACTCCACAAAGCTGAGGAGCAGAGAGCCAAG agcgtggaggagaaggaggagctgACACTGCGCTCCGCTCAGCTGAAAGGAGACGCCAAGATGTACCGccagcaaaacaaacaaatggtgCGGCAGCTGGAGGAGGTGATCAGAGAGAGGGACAAG GCTCTGTTGTCACAGGcgcagcagcaggaggaggtcCGACTGCACCTTCAGGAGAAGGACCAGTTCAGGAAGCATGTCAGGCAGCTCACCGAGAAGTCGGACAAGCTGGAGCTCCTCCTCCTGAGGTCACAAGGAGAGGAGCTCCAGCTGAGGACACGCCTCCGCAAGATGACCTTCAATTCTCAACAG TTTGAGAGGAATGTGAGCagcgaggaagaggaggagcccAATGAGAGGACAACTAAAG GCAGCAGTGAGGAGGTTCGCAGCGGGATGTCAGGGGAGAATGAAGAGGTGGCAGCTCAGCTGCAGGAGCACAGTTCTCCTGTAGGAGGCCCTAGAGAGTCGGAGCATAGCCCTAGCAATGCTGCATCATGG GATGAGCAGACTGACGGATTTCTCTCCCCTTTAAGTCGTCCCCACTTTTTCTACCGCAG GAAACGAGCCCTGAGGTCAAAGTTTATCAGTGGAGAGTCCGCAACCTGTAACCTGGAGGACAGCACTGGCAGTGAAATCACCGAATCAGACTGA
- the card9 gene encoding caspase recruitment domain-containing protein 9 isoform X1, translating to MEGVSEDDLCWLQLDDFRMLLIKTIDPSRITPYLRQCQVISAEDEEQLFNDPTLVIRRRKVGALLDMLQRTGVKGYTAFLESLELDYPQLYSRITGKEPNKTFSILIDTAGESGLTQFLMSELSRLQRVLQDERRRRQQACSVAKEQEAWSRQQKLKDRELKKLTERVQKLREEREQLNEELKQLRDHNYSLMADINTLNQEKSNALLANRDLQIEVERLKHTVLRAESETRLLRRRTMRPLQQSRNLTMPSDAFLQSNIQEESKEEQKERPTQEKQEEVQEDKKAEKREENLKEGQLRHICRTSPQMNLLTTVFRLRRELHKAEEQRAKSVEEKEELTLRSAQLKGDAKMYRQQNKQMVRQLEEVIRERDKALLSQAQQQEEVRLHLQEKDQFRKHVRQLTEKSDKLELLLLRSQGEELQLRTRLRKMTFNSQQFERNVSSEEEEEPNERTTKGSSEEVRSGMSGENEEVAAQLQEHSSPVGGPRESEHSPSNAASWDEQTDGFLSPLSRPHFFYRRKRALRSKFISGESATCNLEDSTGSEITESD from the exons ATGGAGGGAGTGAGTGAAGATGACCTCTGCTGGCTGCAGCTGGATGACTTCAGGATGCTGCTGATAAAAACCATTGACCCGTCCAGAATCACTCCTTACCTCCGCCAGTGTCAG GTGATCAGTGCTGAGGATGAGGAGCAGCTCTTTAATGACCCCACCCTGGTCATCCGGAGGAGAAAAGTTG GAGCTCTTCTGGACATGCTGCAGAGGACGGGTGTGAAAGGTTACACCGCCTTCCTGGAGAGTCTGGAGCTGGATTATCCTCAGCTGTACAGCCGGATCACAGGGAAGGAGCCCAACAAGACCTTCAGCATCCTCATCG ACACCGCAGGAGAATCAGGTTTGACCCAGTTCTTGATGTCCGAGCTGAGCCGACTGCAGAGGGTGCTGCAGGATGAGAGAAGGAGACGCCAGCAGGCATGCTCTGTTGCTAAGGAACAG GAGGCGTGGTCTCGCCAGCAGAAGCTGAAGGACCGCGAGCTGAAGAAGTTGACTGAGCGCGTGCAGAAGCTACGGGAGGAGCGCGAGCAGCTGAATGAGGAACTGAAGCAACTACGAGACCACAACTACAGTCTGATGGCTGACATCAACACTCTGAACCAGGAGAAGAGCAACGCCCTGTTGGCTAACAGGGACCTGCAGATCGAG GTGGAGCGCCTGAAGCACACGGTCCTGCGAGCTGAGAGTGAGACCCGACTGCTGAGACGGCGGACGATGAGGCCACTGCAGCAG AGCAGAAACCTGACTATGCCCTCCGACGCCTTCCTTCAGTCCAACATCCAGGAGGAGTCAAAGGAGGAGCAGAAGGAGAGACCGACACAGGAGAAGCAGGAGGAGGTGCAGGAGGACAAAAAGGCAGAAAAGAGGGAGGAAAACCTGAAGGAGGGCCAGCTGCGGCACATCTGtcgaacttctccacagatgaACCTCCTCACAACAGTGTTCAGACTGAGAAGGGAACTCCACAAAGCTGAGGAGCAGAGAGCCAAG agcgtggaggagaaggaggagctgACACTGCGCTCCGCTCAGCTGAAAGGAGACGCCAAGATGTACCGccagcaaaacaaacaaatggtgCGGCAGCTGGAGGAGGTGATCAGAGAGAGGGACAAG GCTCTGTTGTCACAGGcgcagcagcaggaggaggtcCGACTGCACCTTCAGGAGAAGGACCAGTTCAGGAAGCATGTCAGGCAGCTCACCGAGAAGTCGGACAAGCTGGAGCTCCTCCTCCTGAGGTCACAAGGAGAGGAGCTCCAGCTGAGGACACGCCTCCGCAAGATGACCTTCAATTCTCAACAG TTTGAGAGGAATGTGAGCagcgaggaagaggaggagcccAATGAGAGGACAACTAAAG GCAGCAGTGAGGAGGTTCGCAGCGGGATGTCAGGGGAGAATGAAGAGGTGGCAGCTCAGCTGCAGGAGCACAGTTCTCCTGTAGGAGGCCCTAGAGAGTCGGAGCATAGCCCTAGCAATGCTGCATCATGG GATGAGCAGACTGACGGATTTCTCTCCCCTTTAAGTCGTCCCCACTTTTTCTACCGCAG GAAACGAGCCCTGAGGTCAAAGTTTATCAGTGGAGAGTCCGCAACCTGTAACCTGGAGGACAGCACTGGCAGTGAAATCACCGAATCAGACTGA
- the card9 gene encoding caspase recruitment domain-containing protein 9 isoform X3 — MEGVSEDDLCWLQLDDFRMLLIKTIDPSRITPYLRQCQVISAEDEEQLFNDPTLVIRRRKVGALLDMLQRTGVKGYTAFLESLELDYPQLYSRITGKEPNKTFSILIDTAGESGLTQFLMSELSRLQRVLQDERRRRQQACSVAKEQEAWSRQQKLKDRELKKLTERVQKLREEREQLNEELKQLRDHNYSLMADINTLNQEKSNALLANRDLQIEVERLKHTVLRAESETRLLRRRTMRPLQQSRNLTMPSDAFLQSNIQEESKEEQKERPTQEKQEEVQEDKKAEKREENLKEGQLRHICRTSPQMNLLTTVFRLRRELHKAEEQRAKSVEEKEELTLRSAQLKGDAKMYRQQNKQMVRQLEEVIRERDKALLSQAQQQEEVRLHLQEKDQFRKHVRQLTEKSDKLELLLLRSQGEELQLRTRLRKMTFNSQQAAVRRFAAGCQGRMKRWQLSCRSTVLL; from the exons ATGGAGGGAGTGAGTGAAGATGACCTCTGCTGGCTGCAGCTGGATGACTTCAGGATGCTGCTGATAAAAACCATTGACCCGTCCAGAATCACTCCTTACCTCCGCCAGTGTCAG GTGATCAGTGCTGAGGATGAGGAGCAGCTCTTTAATGACCCCACCCTGGTCATCCGGAGGAGAAAAGTTG GAGCTCTTCTGGACATGCTGCAGAGGACGGGTGTGAAAGGTTACACCGCCTTCCTGGAGAGTCTGGAGCTGGATTATCCTCAGCTGTACAGCCGGATCACAGGGAAGGAGCCCAACAAGACCTTCAGCATCCTCATCG ACACCGCAGGAGAATCAGGTTTGACCCAGTTCTTGATGTCCGAGCTGAGCCGACTGCAGAGGGTGCTGCAGGATGAGAGAAGGAGACGCCAGCAGGCATGCTCTGTTGCTAAGGAACAG GAGGCGTGGTCTCGCCAGCAGAAGCTGAAGGACCGCGAGCTGAAGAAGTTGACTGAGCGCGTGCAGAAGCTACGGGAGGAGCGCGAGCAGCTGAATGAGGAACTGAAGCAACTACGAGACCACAACTACAGTCTGATGGCTGACATCAACACTCTGAACCAGGAGAAGAGCAACGCCCTGTTGGCTAACAGGGACCTGCAGATCGAG GTGGAGCGCCTGAAGCACACGGTCCTGCGAGCTGAGAGTGAGACCCGACTGCTGAGACGGCGGACGATGAGGCCACTGCAGCAG AGCAGAAACCTGACTATGCCCTCCGACGCCTTCCTTCAGTCCAACATCCAGGAGGAGTCAAAGGAGGAGCAGAAGGAGAGACCGACACAGGAGAAGCAGGAGGAGGTGCAGGAGGACAAAAAGGCAGAAAAGAGGGAGGAAAACCTGAAGGAGGGCCAGCTGCGGCACATCTGtcgaacttctccacagatgaACCTCCTCACAACAGTGTTCAGACTGAGAAGGGAACTCCACAAAGCTGAGGAGCAGAGAGCCAAG agcgtggaggagaaggaggagctgACACTGCGCTCCGCTCAGCTGAAAGGAGACGCCAAGATGTACCGccagcaaaacaaacaaatggtgCGGCAGCTGGAGGAGGTGATCAGAGAGAGGGACAAG GCTCTGTTGTCACAGGcgcagcagcaggaggaggtcCGACTGCACCTTCAGGAGAAGGACCAGTTCAGGAAGCATGTCAGGCAGCTCACCGAGAAGTCGGACAAGCTGGAGCTCCTCCTCCTGAGGTCACAAGGAGAGGAGCTCCAGCTGAGGACACGCCTCCGCAAGATGACCTTCAATTCTCAACAG GCAGCAGTGAGGAGGTTCGCAGCGGGATGTCAGGGGAGAATGAAGAGGTGGCAGCTCAGCTGCAGGAGCACAGTTCTCCTGTAG
- the ccdc180 gene encoding coiled-coil domain-containing protein 180 isoform X6 — translation MHAEAMKLNQSLLANQRSIAWLVLRLKEDHLQQESLLRLLWKDCLDRWRSNRVEEVVERLKGLCSRDKEQELFLDQQMKQTQEDLIQQRCEIIYKICSLVPPICSSALVSDWLDELTAVNQQIDHLHADLLHQMRGLYEHTWQHHLAEVENCKVALLALQLSDQQVKEIIASQLLPLIGQLQRQDEERLAALDVCSDSVGRHSLQVSRSVFEVMRASALLWEMHCRKLERREEELKGQLEVLSQAQQKHVQKKMVHMDVLLGALRQESSEAAMQMCLHKTLEQLQDMEDSCRQSISDQCELLDQLPALLMEELLSYSISISSFFRLSHAYRPSPAELQNFPPLNIRSPTLVLETSSRTETVQPENKEPISSEKETGPALSSQEWLTEAASSLLKLCDISSSVTFTSTGGVVYTGPAFRCSAPDLSDSIQQETHLSLFPVELLVHTLSRTRTLVLDHVEQSFKDLLSSAAAMVAERKEAVRLEQKLQLTPEHIRTRIYEPRLAELQLHQKCVDIHCQEISDILTSCRKEFQDLQNSIQKKNQELFNSLASCEMELQTSIQKNNQDGLEVASSSIRGLEVCGTTLQNCLDRQTEDTQNFKQLVQSRLEEARKRTGDLLKSFRMFSEGRDLAPQEDKMFRRRLKEETKQISATEKSIFSELELLESKSLQQVRKVSSGLEDKLSSLRAEVKFTDEVQKIISRTQIQIKAEVASSNLQQSKLSSRLEDLRMMMKNMQVSPDQICSFFLSTNEQMKMRCFYLDFNLDSAVKESLALSGHPEPREQVRCGSLQLSRTAVDLHEEQAVSAVRFTLLQDSSSENQQRGRKAADQSSTQHQQRSADSISTLSMRISSRSIRTEVSTGIRTKKKFQIFGSKQEAELSTHSFNTSLTSILWRSNDALLLLAEEFYCSKRPCSLNLLPESVDQWAESIQQRLLGYQEQGRRFLSVSRDEVVKQLSVFRELLNCLPDVLINDHEGQQGARLTEEVGEVRKKLEEKLAASEKEKISNVRHLRVSLSDNELEALNSREELRQQQVHSAIHSTHLELQECVRGRAEEFVTSLSSLTEKLLHLLDEMLTAAEPPRAVTMETGAETGSELSRGSRTWTGIAHLSLPTNNSGVSPVTMTTASITTARSSLKRGAVIENRDAALKRWEQLIRSEVSRSDVDRRNQLSKQESWTSYWRQEILTLRSIQKKTGF, via the exons ATGCACGCTGAGGCCATG aagTTAAATCAGTCTCTGCTGGCCAACCAGCGCAGCATCGCCTGGTTGGTACTGCGCCTGAAGGAGGACCACCTTCAGCAGGAGTCCCTCCTCCGTCTGCTCTGGAAGGACTGCCTGGATCGATGGAGGAGCAACAGAGTAGAAGAAGTGGTGGAGCGGTTAAA GGGTCTCTGCAGCAGAGATAAGGAACAAGAGCTGTTCTTGGATCAGCAGATGAAACAAACTCAAGAAGATCTGATACAACAGCGCTGTGAAATCATCTATAAGATCTG TTCTCTGGTCCCTCCCATCTGCTCCTCGGCTCTGGTTTCTGATTGGCTCGACGAGCTGACCGCTGTCAATCAGCAGATTG ACCATCTCCATGCTGACCTTCTCCATCAGATGCGAGGATTATACGAACACACATGGCAGCATCACCTGGCTGAGGTGGAGAACTGTAAG GTGGCGCTCTTAGCTCTGCAGCTATCAGACCAGCAGGTGAAGGAGATCATCGCCTCTCAGCTCCTCCCTCTGATTGGACAACTGCAGAGACAGGATGAAGAGCGATTGGCTGCTCTAGAT GTGTGCAGTGACTCTGTGGGACGTCACAGCCTCCAGGTCAGTAGGAGTGTCTTTGAGGTGATGCGAGCCTCAGCGTTGCTATGGGAGATGCACTGCCGCAAGTTGGAGAGGAGAGAAGAAGAACTGAAGGGACAATTGGAGGTCCTCAGTCAGGCCCAGCAGAAACACGTCCAG AAGAAGATGGTGCACATGGATGTCCTGTTGGGGGCGCTCCGTCAGGAGAGCAGTGAGGCTGCTATGCAGATGTGTCTGCATAAAACTCTGGAGCAGCTGCAGGACATGGAGGACAG CTGCAGGCAGAGCATTTCTGATCAATGTGagctcctggatcagcttcctgcTCTCCTCATGGAGGAGCTCCTCTCCTACAGCATCAGCATCagctccttcttcagactcagCCACGCCTACAGACCG AGTCCAGCAGAACTGCAGAACTTCCCACCATTGAACATCAGAAGCCCCACACTGGTCCTGG AAACGTCTTCCAGGACAGAAACCGTGCAACCAGAGAACAAAGAGCCAATAAGCAGTGAGAAAGAAACTGGCCCCGCCCTCAGCTCCCAGGAATGGCTGACTGAG gcAGCGTCCTCTCTACTCAAACTCTGCGACATCAGCAGCAGTGTCACCTTTACATCAACAGGGGGCGTGGTGTACACAGGCCCCGCCTTTAGGTGCTCCGCCCCCGACCTGTctgactccatccaacaggaaaCACACCTGAGCCTGTTTCCTGTGGAGCTGCTCGTGCACACTCTGAGCAG GACCCGGACTCTGGTTCTGGACCATGTTGAGCAGAGCTTCAAAGATCTTCTTAGCTCGGCTGCTGCCATGGTGGCGGAAAGAAAGGAGGCGGTCAGATTGGAGCAGAAACTCCAGCTGACACCAGAACACATCCGGACCCGCATTTATGAGCCCCGgcttg ctgAGCTGCAGCTCCACCAGAAGTGTGTGGACATCCACTGTCAGGAAATATCGGACATTTTGACCTCCTGTAGAAAAGAGTTTCAGGATCTTCAGAACTCCATCCAGAAGAAGAACCAGGAGTTGTTCAACAGTTTGGCCTCCTGTGAAATGGAGCTGCAGACCTCCATCCAGAAGAATAACCAGGATGGCCTGGAGGTGGCGTCAAGCAGCATCAGAGG TCTGGAGGTTTGTGGCACCACCCTGCAGAACTGCCTGGATCGGCAAACTGAAGATACTCAGAACTTCAAACAGTTGGTCCAGAGCAGACTGGAAGAGGCTAGGAAAAGAACAGGGGATCTCCTAAAGTCTTTCAG GATGTTCAGCGAAGGAAGAGATTTAGCTCCTCAGGAGGATAAAATGTTTCGGAGGAGACTGAAGGAGGAAACCAAGCAGATCAGTGCGACTGAGAAGTCCATCTTCTCTGAGCTGGAGTTGTTAGAGTCCAAGAGTTTGCAGCAG GTGAGGAAGGTGTCATCTGGTCTGGAGGACAAGCTGTCTTCTCTGCGGGCTGAGGTGAAATTCACTGATGAAGtccagaaaataatcagcagaaCACAGATTCAGATCAAGGCTGAG GTGGCCAGCAGCAACCTGCAGCAGTCTAAGCTCAGCAGCAGGTTGGAGGATctgaggatgatgatgaagaaCATGCAG GTGTCACCAGATCAGATTTGTTCGTTCTTTTTGTCAACTAATGAACAAATGAAGATGCGCTGCTTCTACCTGGATTTTAATCTG GACTCTGCGGTGAAGGAAAGTCTCGCTCTGTCGGGTCATCCTGAACCCAGGGAGCAGGTCCGATGTGGTTCCCTGCAGCTGAGCAGGACAGCTGTGGACCTCCATGAAGAGCAAGCTGTTAGTGCCGTCAG GTTCACTTTGCTCCAGGATTCAAGCTCAGAAAACCAGCAGAGAGGAAGAAAAGCTGCAG ATCAGAGCTCCACCCAACATCAGCAGAGAAGCGCCGATTCCATCAGCACTCTGAG tATGAGAATAAGCTCCAGGTCCATCAGAACCGAAGTCAGCACCGGCATCAGGACCAAGAAAAAATTCCAGATTTTTGGATCCAAACAGGAAGCTGAGCTGAGCACACA CTCCTTCAACACATCCCTGACTTCCATCCTGTGGAGAAGCAACGACGCTCTCCTGCTGCTCGCCGAG GAGTTTTACTGCAGCAAGCGTCCCTGCAGCCTCAACCTGCTCCCCGAATCTGTGGACCAATGGGCTGAAAGCATACAGCAAAGGCTGCTGGGATACCAGGAGCAGGGAAGGAGGTTCCTGAGCGTGAGCAGAGATG AGGTGGTGAAGCAGCTGTCTGTGTTCAGGGAGCTGCTGAACTGCTTACCTGATGTCTTAATAAACGACCATGAGGGACAGCAGGGGGCGCGGCTCACTGAGGAGGTGGGCGAGGTCCGAAAGAAGCTGGAGGAGAAGCTGGCAGCCAGTGAGAAGGAGAAG ATCTCCAACGTCCGTCACCTGCGAGTGTCTCTCAGCGACAACGAGCTAGAGGCGCTGAACAGCAGGGAGGAGCTCAGACAGCAGCAGGTGCACAGCGCCATCCACAGCACACACCTGGAGCTGCAG GAGTGTGTGAGAGGGAGAGCGGAGGAGTTTGTGACGTCGCTGTCCTCTCTGACAGAGAAGCTGCTGCATCTGCTGGACGAGATGCTTACTGCTGCAG AGCCACCCAGAGCTGTTACCATGGAGACAGGAGCTGAAACAGGAAGTGAGCTCAGCAGAGGAAGCAG GACTTGGACCGGTATCGCCCACCTGTCCCTGCCCACCAATAACTCAGGAGTATCACCTGTTACCATGACTACAGCATCCATCACCACAGCCAGGAGCAGCCTGAAACGTGGGGCAGTTATCGAGAACAGAGACGCTGCATTGAAG CGGTGGGAGCAGCTGATCCGCTCGGAAGTGTCACGTTCTGATGTGGACAGACGGAACCAACTGAGCAAACAGGAGAGCTGGACCTCCTACTGGAGACAAGAAATCCTCACGCTGAGAAgcatacagaagaaaactggttTTTAA